From the Nodularia sp. NIES-3585 genome, one window contains:
- a CDS encoding 6-carboxytetrahydropterin synthase, producing MQCIVNRRAQFSASHRYFFPELSEAENTEKFGACSRFPGHGHNYVLFISLAGELDKYGMVLNLSDVKHVIKQEVTSQLDFSYLNDVWAEFQETLPTTENIARVIWQRLVPHLPLVRVQLFEHPELWADYIGDGMEAYLSISTHFSAAHRLAHPQLSNEENAEIYGKCARPHGHGHNYHLEVTVKGEIDPRTGMIVDLGALNQAVEDYVLEAFDHTFLNKDIPFFAEVVPTAENIALYISNLLRSPIQELGGTLYKIKLIESPNNSCEIYCTESDTTTVSVAQPEPVLARV from the coding sequence ATGCAATGTATTGTTAATCGTCGCGCTCAGTTTTCGGCTAGTCATCGGTATTTCTTTCCAGAACTGAGTGAAGCGGAAAATACTGAGAAATTTGGTGCTTGTTCTAGATTTCCCGGACATGGACACAACTATGTTTTATTTATCTCCCTGGCTGGGGAATTGGATAAATATGGCATGGTTCTTAACTTGTCTGATGTGAAACACGTAATTAAGCAGGAAGTTACCAGCCAACTAGATTTTTCTTACCTCAATGATGTGTGGGCAGAATTTCAAGAAACTTTACCCACAACTGAAAATATTGCACGGGTGATTTGGCAGCGTTTAGTACCGCATTTACCCTTAGTGCGTGTGCAGTTGTTTGAACATCCTGAACTTTGGGCAGATTATATAGGAGACGGAATGGAAGCTTACCTCAGCATCAGCACTCACTTTAGCGCCGCCCATCGGTTGGCTCATCCTCAACTCAGTAATGAAGAAAATGCTGAGATTTATGGTAAATGCGCCCGTCCTCACGGTCACGGTCATAACTACCATTTAGAAGTTACTGTCAAAGGCGAAATTGATCCACGCACCGGGATGATTGTGGATTTAGGGGCTTTAAATCAGGCGGTGGAAGATTATGTCCTAGAAGCATTCGACCACACCTTTTTAAACAAAGATATCCCTTTCTTTGCCGAAGTTGTCCCCACGGCTGAAAATATCGCACTTTACATTAGTAATTTGCTGCGATCGCCTATTCAAGAATTGGGTGGTACGCTGTACAAAATCAAACTGATTGAAAGTCCCAATAATTCCTGTGAAATTTACTGCACAGAATCAGATACAACTACTGTCAGCGTCGCACAACCTGAGCCAGTTTTAGCGCGTGTGTAG
- the cysK gene encoding cysteine synthase A, protein MKIARNITELVGRTPLVQLNRIPQAEGCVAQILVKLESMNPSASVKDRIGVSMINAAEAEKLITPGKTILVEPTSGNTGIALAMAAAAKGYRLILTMPETMSGERRAMLRAYGAELELTPGIEGMSGAIRRAQAIVDTTPHTYMLQQFRNPANAKVHRETTAEEIWEDTDGQVDMIVAGVGTGGTITGVAEVLKPRKPSFQAIAVEPTNSPVLSGGRPGPHKIQGIGAGFVPQVLKVQLIDEVITVSDDEAIAYGRRLAREEGLLSGISTGAALCAAIRVAQRPENEGRLIVMIQPSFGERYLSTPLFQDLEAKVAASIS, encoded by the coding sequence ATGAAGATTGCGCGTAATATTACAGAACTTGTTGGTCGGACACCTCTAGTACAGTTGAACCGCATCCCCCAAGCTGAAGGATGTGTGGCTCAAATACTTGTGAAACTCGAAAGTATGAACCCATCGGCATCAGTCAAAGACCGCATTGGCGTAAGTATGATTAACGCCGCAGAAGCAGAGAAGTTAATTACTCCGGGAAAAACCATATTGGTAGAACCCACATCGGGAAATACAGGTATTGCTTTAGCTATGGCCGCCGCAGCTAAAGGTTATCGGTTAATTTTGACTATGCCAGAAACCATGAGTGGGGAACGCCGGGCGATGTTGCGGGCTTATGGGGCAGAATTAGAACTGACACCGGGAATTGAAGGTATGAGTGGAGCAATTCGCCGCGCTCAGGCAATAGTTGATACTACGCCACATACTTATATGTTGCAGCAGTTCCGCAATCCGGCTAATGCCAAAGTGCATCGGGAAACGACAGCCGAAGAAATCTGGGAGGATACTGATGGTCAGGTAGATATGATTGTGGCAGGTGTGGGTACTGGTGGTACGATTACTGGTGTAGCGGAAGTTTTGAAACCCCGTAAACCGAGTTTTCAAGCGATCGCAGTTGAACCAACCAATAGCCCAGTACTATCGGGAGGACGACCAGGCCCCCACAAAATCCAAGGAATTGGGGCGGGGTTTGTGCCTCAAGTACTGAAAGTACAACTGATTGATGAAGTCATTACCGTTAGCGATGATGAGGCGATCGCCTATGGTCGGCGTTTAGCCAGAGAAGAAGGGCTACTATCCGGTATTTCCACTGGTGCAGCCTTATGTGCAGCAATTCGTGTTGCTCAACGTCCAGAAAATGAGGGACGCTTAATAGTCATGATTCAGCCCAGTTTTGGAGAAAGATATTTAAGTACACCTTTGTTCCAAGACTTGGAAGCTAAAGTAGCCGCTAGTATCAGCTAA
- the leuB gene encoding 3-isopropylmalate dehydrogenase — protein MTQNYRITLLPGDGIGPEIMAVAVDVLKVVGKEFDLQFEFSEALIGGAAIDATGEPLPAATLDTCRNSDAILLAAIGGYKWDSLPSNLRPEAGLLGLRAGLGLFANLRPAQILPQLIDASTLKREVVEGVDIMVVRELTGGIYFGQPKGIFTTDTGEKRGINTMVYTESEIDRIGRVAFEAARKRGGRLCSVDKANVLEVSQLWRDRMTQLATEYPDVELSHLYVDNAAMQLVRAPKQFDTIVTGNLFGDILSDAAAMLTGSIGMLPSASLGASGPGVFEPVHGSAPDIAGQDKANPLAQVLSAAMMLRYGLDQPKAADKMEQAVLQVLAQGDRTGDIMSPGMNLLGCRAMGESLIKAWGKS, from the coding sequence ATGACACAGAACTACCGCATTACCCTACTCCCCGGCGATGGCATTGGCCCCGAAATTATGGCCGTAGCGGTAGACGTGCTAAAAGTTGTCGGTAAAGAATTTGACCTGCAATTTGAGTTTTCCGAAGCCCTGATTGGTGGTGCAGCAATTGACGCTACAGGCGAACCTCTACCAGCTGCTACCCTCGATACTTGTCGCAATAGTGATGCTATCTTACTAGCTGCTATTGGTGGTTATAAGTGGGATTCTCTACCATCCAATTTACGCCCAGAAGCAGGTTTGTTGGGACTGCGTGCGGGATTAGGATTATTTGCCAATCTCCGCCCAGCCCAAATTTTACCCCAGTTAATAGACGCTTCCACTTTAAAACGGGAAGTTGTGGAAGGGGTAGATATTATGGTGGTGCGCGAACTCACTGGTGGGATTTATTTTGGTCAACCCAAAGGAATTTTTACCACTGATACCGGAGAAAAGCGCGGTATCAATACAATGGTTTACACTGAATCAGAAATTGACCGTATTGGGCGAGTAGCCTTTGAAGCAGCCCGCAAACGTGGCGGAAGACTCTGTTCTGTAGATAAAGCCAATGTATTAGAAGTATCACAGTTGTGGCGCGATCGCATGACTCAACTAGCAACAGAATATCCAGATGTGGAATTATCTCACCTCTACGTCGATAACGCCGCCATGCAATTGGTACGCGCTCCTAAGCAATTCGATACTATTGTTACAGGCAATTTATTTGGTGATATTCTCTCAGATGCTGCTGCCATGCTGACTGGTAGTATTGGGATGTTACCCTCTGCGAGCTTGGGTGCTTCTGGCCCTGGTGTTTTTGAACCAGTCCACGGTTCCGCCCCAGATATCGCCGGACAGGATAAAGCCAATCCTCTGGCGCAGGTTTTAAGTGCCGCGATGATGTTACGCTACGGTTTAGACCAACCAAAAGCGGCAGACAAAATGGAACAAGCTGTATTGCAAGTTTTAGCCCAAGGCGATCGCACAGGTGATATTATGTCCCCTGGCATGAATCTTTTAGGTTGTCGTGCTATGGGGGAATCATTAATTAAAGCTTGGGGAAAATCATAA
- a CDS encoding J domain-containing protein: protein MVDFKDVSNHYETLKVNPNASQAEIKQSYRRLVKLFHPDSNQQTSDQEQIIRINAAYEVLKDSQNRLSYDQKLQDESQKLKNNSYQQRAASAQKRYQTTRQTGRDADEHVEEWLRLVYQPVNELLDHILNSLDDQIEQLAADPFDDELLEEFQEYLNTSRDDLKQAQLTFRSLPNPPSLARAAAYIYHSLSQVADGVEELAYFPLSYDERYLHTGQELFRIAARLYYEVQESVS from the coding sequence ATGGTCGATTTTAAAGACGTTTCTAACCACTACGAAACACTCAAAGTTAATCCCAATGCTAGCCAAGCGGAGATTAAGCAATCTTATCGCCGCTTGGTAAAGTTGTTTCATCCTGACAGCAATCAGCAAACATCAGATCAAGAGCAAATTATTCGGATCAATGCCGCCTATGAGGTTTTAAAAGATAGTCAAAATCGTCTCAGCTATGACCAAAAACTGCAAGACGAGTCGCAAAAATTAAAGAATAATAGTTATCAACAGCGTGCAGCATCGGCTCAAAAACGTTACCAGACAACCAGACAAACCGGACGAGATGCTGATGAACACGTTGAGGAATGGCTACGCTTAGTTTATCAACCAGTCAATGAGCTACTTGATCATATTCTGAATTCTTTAGACGATCAAATTGAGCAATTAGCCGCCGATCCTTTTGATGATGAATTATTAGAAGAATTTCAAGAATATTTAAACACCAGTCGAGACGATTTGAAGCAAGCCCAACTTACTTTTCGTTCTTTACCAAATCCCCCCAGTTTAGCCAGAGCAGCAGCTTACATTTACCACAGTCTCAGTCAAGTAGCAGATGGTGTAGAGGAGTTAGCTTACTTTCCTTTGAGCTACGATGAGCGTTATTTGCATACAGGACAAGAATTATTTCGGATAGCTGCGAGATTGTACTACGAGGTCCAAGAATCTGTAAGTTAA